In the Cydia amplana chromosome 14, ilCydAmpl1.1, whole genome shotgun sequence genome, one interval contains:
- the LOC134654073 gene encoding DNA-binding protein RFXANK: MDEAVYLKYDGKNIDIKQEKQDNADSYKYEFDSGSQDSSKSGSGGYQRWAPNLNGIRKSAFTPYKSVQCTALTNLQRGNTQARVTEVPQPDSSFHAKAGRGEITREDVKLEPYVDITDEHGLTALHWAASYGQLNSCQDLVWSGANVNMRGPEGETALHLAAAGGHHEIAKFLLNEGADADVQDDSGSTALMYAAAADFPYTCNELLIRGADLTLTNDYDQDAYTLSTTNNSKLAQTVIENFLIGCLSKM, encoded by the exons ATGGATGAAGCTGTTTATCTGAAATACGATGGGAAaaatattgatatcaaacaagAAAAACAGGACAATGCCGACAGTTACAAATACGAATTCGATTCCGGAAGCCAAGACAGTAGCAAGAGCGGTAGCGGAGGCTACCAGCGATGGGCACCTAATTTGAATGGAATCAGAAAAAGTGCATTTACGCCGTACAAATCCGTTCAGTGCACTGCGTTGACTAATTTGCAACGAG GTAATACGCAGGCGCGGGTGACGGAGGTGCCCCAGCCGGACAGCAGCTTCCACGCGAAGGCCGGGCGCGGCGAGATCACGCGCGAGGACGTGAAGCTGGAGCCGTACGTGGACATCACGGACGAGCACGGGCTCACGGCGCTGCACTGGGCCGCGAGCTACGGACAGCTCAACAGCTGTCAAGACCTAGTTTG GAGTGGGGCCAATGTCAACATGCGCGGGCCCGAAGGGGAGACAGCACTACACTTGGCTGCAGCTGGGGGACACCATGAAATCGCTAAATTTCTGTTGAATGAGGGAGCCGATGCTGATGTCCAAGATgat TCTGGCAGCACTGCTCTGATGTATGCCGCAGCGGCAGACTTCCCGTACACCTGCAACGAACTCCTGATCCGCGGGGCCGACCTTACTCTCACTAACGATTACGACCAAGATGCATATACCCTCAGCACCACTAACAATAGTAAACTGG CCCAAACTGTGATAGAAAACTTTTTAATTGGTTGTCTCAGCAAAATGTGA